In the Daphnia pulicaria isolate SC F1-1A chromosome 2, SC_F0-13Bv2, whole genome shotgun sequence genome, one interval contains:
- the LOC124326642 gene encoding uncharacterized protein LOC124326642 has protein sequence MSSAQQLILAVLLVAITSWTTSVTCKSVQPLKKEVWNELNCNKPQSRLAYLEDEYPDYNSEAVYLPHAAVVQYCDNSLGCCRKGYLYVATKEEKMTFAFQEILHDTKIKKEIELTNHLRCVCRSIGSH, from the exons ATGTCGTCCGCCCAGCAATTGATCCTGGCCGTCTTGTTGGTTGCCATCACCAGCTGGACCACCAGCGTGACATGCAAATCCGTTCAGCCGTTGAAAAAGGAGGTGTGGAATGAGCTGAATTGCAACAAACCTCAATCACGACTCGCCTACCTGG aggaTGAATACCCCGACTACAATTCGGAGGCCGTTTACCTGCCTCACGCGGCCGTCGTTCAGTATTGCGACAATTCGCTCGGCTGTTGCCGGAAAGGTTATCTCTACGTGGCTACCAAGGAGGAAAAGATGACCTTCGCCTTCCAAGAAATCCTGCACGACACTAAgattaaaaaggaaattgaattGACAAATCATTTACGCTGCGTCTGTCGAAGCATCGGCAGCCATTAA
- the LOC124326340 gene encoding uncharacterized protein LOC124326340 — protein MYKLVTYKIFVKKLAVESNMPRRRLSFSYLQLAILSGCFLIFTSFQLYTKSLMFVDRPAFSEFNNETGADDLIVPNIIHFIHYNKSELNFVDYVVLKAAMRNHKPDMFYYHTDIVNFQFEGKYWDWVKKEEQLWSRIEVKYLEAPTEIFGQKLSEGWRFHHGGDIGRIRVLMQYGGIYLDNDAFVINSLDKYRKFECVLNWDENQFLGTQIIIAHKDARFLPLWLDSYRVYRPDLWYYNAGERPTVEILSKNPELIHRVKGDFGADTSISMNLYDNPAFNWRHLDAIHLLVNHRYYMDDNYNKTPVFDENTIRTYKYSFGEMVRQLLDIRPAISHSP, from the exons ATGTACAAGTTAGTCACTTACAAAATTTTCGTCAAAAAGTTGGCCGTTGAATCGAATATGCCTCGCCGTCGCTTGTCGTTTTCCTACCTGCAATTGGCCATTTTATCCGgttgttttctcattttcacaTCTTTCCAGTTGTACACCAAGTCCCTCATGTTTGTCGATCGACCTGCTTTCTCTGAATTCAACAACGAGACGGGCGCCGATGACTTGATCGTCCCCAACATCATCCATTTCATCCACTACAACAAATCGGAGCTCAACTTTGTCGATTACGTCGTGCTGAAGGCCGCCATGCGCAACCACAAACCGGACATGTTCTACTACCACACGGACATTGTCAACTTTCAATTCGAAGGCAAATACTGGGACTGGGTCAAGAAGGAAGAGCAACTCTGGTCCAGGATCGAAGTCAAGTACCTGGAAGCTCCGACGGAAATTTTCGGTCAGAAACTGAGCGAAGGTTGGCGCTTTCATCACGGCGGGGATATCGGACGCATCCGCGTTTTGATGCAATACGGAGGCATCTACCTGGACAACGACGCTTTTGTTATCAATTCACTGGACAAGTATCGCAAATTCGAATGCGTCCTCAACTGGGATGAAAATCAATTCCTGGGCACCCAAATTATTATCGCTCACAAGGACGCCCGTTTCCTGCCACTTTGGCTGGATTCTTACAGGGTCTACCGGCCCGATTTGTGGTACTACAACGCCGGAGAGCGGCCAACTGTTGAAATCCTGTCCAAAAATCCTGAATTGATCCACCGAGTGAAGGGCGATTTCGGAGCTGACACGAGTATTTCTATGAATCTTTACGATAATCCAGCGTTCAACTGGCGACATTTGGATGCCATTCACCTGTTGGTGAACCACCGCTATTACA TGGATGACAATTACAACAAGACACCCGTTTTCGACGAGAATACAATCCGCACTTACAAGTATTCATTCGGAGAAATGGTTCGCCAACTACTCGATATCCGTCCGGCTATTTCTCACAGTCCATGA